In one Deinococcus psychrotolerans genomic region, the following are encoded:
- a CDS encoding heme-binding protein, whose amino-acid sequence MARSENAGPHTLGASSGKAFTSASARALTSDIAKNLPNNPALADIPGYLVLAGGAPIRVGGAVVGAVGVGGAPSGLTDEKCGTDAVTTVLGQ is encoded by the coding sequence GTGGCCCGTTCCGAGAACGCCGGGCCGCACACGTTGGGGGCCAGCTCCGGTAAGGCGTTTACCAGCGCCAGTGCCAGAGCGCTGACCAGCGACATTGCCAAGAACCTGCCCAATAATCCGGCACTGGCCGATATTCCCGGCTACCTGGTGCTGGCGGGCGGCGCACCAATCCGGGTCGGCGGCGCAGTGGTGGGCGCGGTGGGCGTGGGCGGCGCACCCAGCGGCCTGACCGACGAGAAATGCGGCACCGACGCTGTCACGACGGTGCTGGGCCAGTAA